The following proteins are co-located in the Polyangiaceae bacterium genome:
- a CDS encoding ATP-binding protein: MAPGTVLVVDDNELGLRTTTQQLLDAGFAVSGAASGEEALRIVSPDHLAIVLDIELPGLDGFQLCRILKAREATRHLPVVHCTASRSADVKTHVKSLELGADAYLPKPVSEEVLVATVRALIKAREAERKLSDARQQLALSERMVTVGTLAAGVAHEINNPLSSVLANVEYALERLERAQDGADAETVQSVLEALTDARDGTDRVRRIVQDLQIFSQSRADAEGPVNVRTLMETTLSLARLELQHRCRTIEHFEEVPDVIANEHRLGQVFLNLLLNAAQAIRPGAPDQNEVEISVGSRDGFVDVQVRDTGVGIEPDRLSRIFDPFYTTRTVGQGMGLGLALAHRLIGDLGGSITAESKVGSGTTLRIRLPVAPTVDVN, from the coding sequence ATGGCACCCGGAACAGTCCTCGTCGTGGACGACAACGAGCTCGGGCTCCGCACCACGACCCAGCAGCTTTTGGACGCTGGGTTCGCGGTGAGTGGCGCTGCCAGCGGGGAGGAGGCGCTGCGCATCGTCTCGCCCGATCACCTGGCGATCGTGCTCGACATCGAGCTGCCCGGGTTGGACGGGTTCCAGCTGTGCAGGATTCTGAAGGCGCGGGAAGCGACGCGGCACTTGCCCGTCGTGCACTGCACCGCCTCCCGCTCCGCGGACGTGAAGACCCACGTGAAGTCCCTGGAACTCGGTGCGGATGCCTACCTGCCCAAGCCCGTGAGTGAAGAAGTGCTGGTCGCCACCGTGCGCGCCCTGATCAAGGCCCGCGAGGCGGAGCGCAAGCTCTCGGACGCGCGCCAACAGTTGGCCCTCAGCGAGCGCATGGTCACCGTCGGGACCTTGGCCGCTGGCGTGGCCCACGAGATCAACAACCCGCTGTCTTCGGTGCTCGCCAACGTGGAATACGCCCTGGAACGCCTGGAGCGCGCCCAGGATGGTGCCGACGCCGAAACGGTGCAGTCGGTACTGGAAGCGCTGACGGACGCCCGCGACGGCACCGATCGCGTTCGGCGCATCGTGCAAGACTTGCAGATTTTTTCCCAAAGCCGCGCCGACGCCGAGGGCCCGGTCAACGTCCGCACCCTGATGGAAACGACGCTCAGCCTGGCGCGGCTCGAGCTGCAGCATCGCTGCCGCACCATCGAACACTTCGAAGAGGTGCCCGACGTCATCGCGAACGAGCATCGACTGGGCCAGGTCTTCCTCAATCTGCTGCTCAATGCGGCGCAGGCCATCCGCCCCGGGGCTCCCGACCAGAATGAAGTCGAGATCTCCGTAGGCTCGCGAGACGGGTTCGTCGACGTTCAGGTACGGGACACCGGAGTCGGCATCGAGCCAGACCGACTGAGCCGCATCTTCGATCCCTTCTACACGACCCGTACCGTCGGCCAGGGCATGGGACTCGGACTGGCTCTCGCGCATCGCCTGATCGGCGATCTCGGCGGTAGCATCACCGCGGAGAGCAAGGTTGGCAGCGGCACGACTCTGCGCATCCGCCTCCCGGTTGCCCCCACGGTCGACGTCAACTGA
- a CDS encoding LamG-like jellyroll fold domain-containing protein, producing MTSKHSVWLGVGLGVIALAACSSSSSGKVSASGGNAGTDAAAGSGGYGSGGSAGSSGSGGAGGNAGSGGALDAGNDASDAGDAGPNPSKLSTCPGTLGVTPLLFCRLGSSTAITNPDVGPGGNPVGPQDFTPGVCAAGYRSTQAGQYVEFPEIDNGNATINHAEGTIAFWFRPEFDLADAKTHYLVQTTGIANANGGLRIVRRNDRALEISMKRDEGGGVFMFIAVLAQSTVESVLKQNVWTHLAFSWKTSPTPSARFYLNDTAFAPTTFTQGTEAVGQASAGESIQIGSPPSKAESMGTFDELKILPVAIH from the coding sequence TTGACTTCGAAGCATTCGGTTTGGCTGGGGGTCGGCCTGGGCGTCATCGCACTCGCTGCCTGTAGCTCCAGCAGCAGCGGAAAGGTATCGGCGTCGGGCGGAAACGCCGGCACCGACGCGGCGGCTGGCAGTGGAGGATACGGGTCCGGTGGCAGCGCCGGCAGCAGCGGCTCCGGCGGTGCCGGCGGCAATGCCGGCTCCGGTGGCGCTCTCGACGCTGGGAACGACGCCTCCGATGCCGGAGATGCGGGCCCGAATCCCTCCAAGCTGTCCACCTGTCCCGGGACGCTGGGAGTCACGCCCCTCCTGTTCTGCCGTTTGGGTTCATCGACCGCAATCACGAACCCCGACGTCGGCCCGGGTGGCAACCCCGTCGGGCCCCAGGACTTCACGCCAGGCGTGTGCGCGGCCGGCTATCGCTCCACGCAGGCGGGGCAGTACGTCGAGTTCCCCGAGATTGACAACGGAAACGCTACCATCAATCACGCGGAAGGAACGATCGCCTTCTGGTTTCGCCCAGAGTTCGACTTGGCAGACGCCAAGACTCACTACCTGGTGCAGACGACTGGGATCGCCAACGCGAACGGTGGCCTACGCATCGTCCGCCGCAACGACCGCGCCCTGGAGATTTCGATGAAGCGTGACGAGGGCGGCGGCGTGTTCATGTTCATCGCCGTCCTGGCGCAGAGCACGGTCGAATCCGTCTTGAAGCAGAACGTGTGGACGCATCTCGCTTTCAGCTGGAAGACCAGCCCGACACCGAGCGCCCGCTTCTACCTGAACGACACGGCGTTTGCGCCAACGACGTTCACCCAAGGCACGGAAGCCGTCGGCCAAGCCAGTGCCGGGGAGTCCATCCAAATAGGCTCGCCGCCCAGCAAGGCTGAGTCCATGGGCACCTTCGACGAGCTGAAGATCCTCCCCGTCGCCATCCACTGA
- a CDS encoding CxxxxCH/CxxCH domain-containing protein — MLLALAAQTACGSSESNTNPHGQQDAGTDLGADVAEDAPDIDAGVDADVDASADAATDAGQGCTSCHGSDQGSAPPQDLGGGTSTGLPGVGAHRAHGSPSVLFRTPQCDDCHVVPTQVDDPGHLGDPPADLTWGALASADGANPGYSNGKCSVYCHGQTLSGGSVTEPEWTLVGVGQAGCGACHGLPPPAPHPKTSSGTCNPCHDFDGAVPNDPSTHADGKVDLVGVTCEACHGSAQSYAPPKDTQGNTSTTATGVGAHQTHLTTAALFRTVLCADCHKVPGVYSDPGHLDPLPAELTWGPTAKADGVTPSYGSGKCSVYCHGKSLEGGTLTEPEWTKVGSGQAACGSCHGLPPPKPHPTVSPTSCGPCHDFTQLVPNKPATHVDGKVDVAACGECHAVPPATGAHSIHYGDISSPPLASYGDTTAVQDYLPSGAPYYAFGCGNCHPIDPAKHFNGSVDVELSDPAAPSGSLKSLSPSTASYTGGSCSDVYCHSSGQATPTFVTSPAWNGGTLPAPRCAACHDNPPSYPSGGAGTATANTHVQEWSATEAWGHFAGMSGLHGNKHGGVGSSPLTCQTCHFDTVDPSNVAPGGFYYLDTTVDINLGGAASYDCNNAGCHDGASGSPASGTGAVRTAKHVNGKRDVVFDPRESIPAWVTGLPAPPNRPLYPLWSANGFSSYIPPGAVMTGTTWSATLKGASYDPANKTCSSIPCHLKQSYGTGKPSYDPLTWGAAYSCNACHQY, encoded by the coding sequence ATGCTGCTGGCGCTTGCGGCGCAAACTGCTTGCGGCAGTAGTGAGAGCAACACGAATCCGCACGGTCAGCAGGATGCGGGCACAGATCTCGGTGCTGATGTGGCCGAGGACGCGCCGGACATCGACGCGGGCGTGGATGCAGACGTGGACGCCAGCGCGGACGCCGCCACCGATGCCGGACAGGGCTGCACCAGTTGTCACGGTAGCGACCAGGGCAGCGCGCCGCCCCAGGATCTCGGCGGCGGGACGAGCACCGGGCTGCCGGGCGTTGGGGCGCATCGCGCACATGGCTCACCATCGGTGCTGTTTCGCACGCCGCAGTGTGATGACTGCCATGTGGTCCCCACACAAGTGGACGATCCTGGACACCTCGGGGATCCACCGGCGGACCTGACCTGGGGAGCATTGGCGAGTGCGGACGGAGCGAATCCTGGCTACTCGAACGGAAAATGCTCCGTCTACTGTCATGGGCAGACGCTGTCTGGAGGGAGCGTCACGGAGCCCGAATGGACCCTCGTGGGCGTTGGGCAAGCCGGGTGCGGTGCTTGCCACGGCCTGCCGCCGCCTGCGCCACATCCCAAGACTTCTTCAGGCACATGCAACCCCTGCCACGACTTCGACGGAGCCGTGCCGAACGACCCCAGCACCCATGCCGACGGCAAGGTCGACTTGGTCGGCGTGACGTGTGAGGCCTGTCATGGCAGCGCGCAGAGCTACGCGCCTCCAAAGGACACGCAGGGGAACACTTCCACGACGGCTACCGGCGTCGGCGCGCACCAAACTCATCTCACCACCGCGGCGCTGTTCCGCACGGTGCTCTGCGCCGACTGTCACAAGGTACCGGGTGTCTACAGTGATCCGGGTCACCTCGACCCACTGCCCGCTGAGTTGACTTGGGGACCCACTGCCAAGGCCGATGGCGTGACGCCGAGCTACGGGTCTGGGAAGTGTTCCGTCTATTGCCACGGCAAGTCTCTCGAAGGGGGGACGCTGACAGAACCCGAGTGGACGAAGGTGGGCAGCGGCCAGGCCGCGTGTGGCAGCTGTCACGGGCTTCCGCCACCGAAGCCACATCCAACCGTGTCGCCGACCAGCTGTGGTCCCTGTCACGACTTCACGCAGTTGGTCCCCAACAAGCCCGCTACCCACGTCGACGGTAAGGTCGACGTCGCCGCGTGCGGTGAGTGCCACGCGGTTCCGCCCGCGACGGGCGCGCACAGCATCCACTATGGCGACATCTCGAGCCCGCCTCTGGCGAGCTACGGCGACACAACCGCGGTGCAAGACTACTTGCCGTCGGGCGCGCCCTACTATGCGTTTGGCTGCGGCAACTGCCACCCCATCGACCCGGCCAAGCATTTCAACGGCAGCGTCGACGTCGAGCTCAGCGATCCCGCGGCGCCCTCGGGCAGCTTGAAGTCCCTGTCGCCCAGCACGGCGAGCTACACCGGGGGCAGCTGTAGCGATGTCTACTGTCACAGCTCGGGACAGGCCACTCCGACCTTCGTCACGTCGCCGGCGTGGAACGGAGGCACCCTTCCCGCACCGCGTTGTGCCGCTTGCCACGACAATCCGCCGTCCTATCCTTCCGGCGGCGCCGGCACTGCCACTGCCAACACGCATGTACAGGAGTGGAGCGCGACGGAGGCCTGGGGCCACTTTGCGGGCATGTCGGGGCTGCACGGAAACAAGCACGGTGGAGTGGGTTCATCCCCGCTGACCTGTCAGACCTGCCACTTCGACACCGTCGACCCGTCGAACGTCGCGCCTGGCGGCTTCTACTATCTCGACACCACCGTCGACATCAACCTCGGAGGCGCCGCCTCCTACGACTGCAACAACGCCGGTTGCCACGACGGAGCGAGCGGCTCCCCCGCGTCCGGAACAGGTGCGGTCCGCACCGCGAAACACGTCAACGGCAAGCGGGACGTCGTGTTCGATCCTCGCGAGAGCATTCCCGCATGGGTGACCGGCCTGCCCGCTCCACCCAATCGCCCGCTCTACCCGCTTTGGTCTGCCAACGGTTTCTCTTCGTACATTCCACCGGGAGCCGTGATGACGGGCACGACCTGGTCAGCGACCCTGAAGGGCGCGAGCTACGATCCAGCCAACAAGACATGCTCCAGCATTCCCTGTCACCTCAAACAGTCCTACGGCACCGGAAAGCCGAGCTACGATCCCCTGACCTGGGGCGCCGCCTACAGCTGCAACGCCTGCCACCAGTACTAG
- a CDS encoding DUF4139 domain-containing protein: MSRTSALSALAASLCLAACGGTPPAKPPSASPASEQESSAKQREKVAITVYNQNFGLVREVRRVKLGKGRVSLEFQDVSAHIQPETVHIQSLDKASALSVLEQNYRYDLLSPQKLLEKYVGKTIKAYRYNERTGVEEAFDAEVLAVEQGTVLRINGEVTYDFPGRLAFPGVPKNLMSKPTLVWLLASGMPEQRVEVSYLSQNLNWVADYVLTVDDKDAKGDLTGWVTLSNNSGTSYENAELKLVAGDVQRVVEEGRYDTLAATAKAPAGEAEKQFSEEGFFEYHLYSLARPTDVLDKEQKQVALLDASGVGIEKKLIFFGAEHVYRGRYGQVVQNQKVGVYLDIDNSKKNSMGMALPAGTVRVYKADKSGAKQFIGEDRIDHTPRDEEIRIKMGEAFDVVGDRKQMSWQTLGVCASESEWEVELRNHKDDGIRVEVVEPIGGEWEILEESHPHVKKDSKTFKFDVAVPARGKTKVTYRVRVRWC, from the coding sequence ATGTCCCGAACGTCCGCCCTCTCCGCTCTCGCCGCGTCCCTATGCCTTGCCGCCTGTGGTGGCACGCCACCTGCCAAGCCTCCGTCGGCCAGTCCGGCGAGCGAACAGGAGTCCAGCGCCAAGCAACGCGAGAAGGTCGCGATCACCGTCTACAACCAGAACTTCGGACTGGTTCGTGAAGTGCGACGGGTGAAGCTCGGCAAGGGGCGCGTGTCCCTGGAATTCCAGGACGTATCCGCCCACATTCAACCCGAGACGGTACACATTCAGAGCCTCGACAAGGCGAGCGCGCTTTCTGTGCTCGAGCAGAACTATCGATACGACCTGCTGAGCCCGCAGAAACTGCTCGAGAAGTACGTAGGCAAGACGATCAAAGCCTATCGTTACAACGAACGCACGGGGGTCGAGGAGGCCTTCGACGCCGAAGTGTTGGCCGTGGAGCAAGGCACGGTGCTGCGCATCAACGGCGAGGTCACCTACGATTTCCCAGGACGCCTGGCCTTCCCCGGCGTGCCGAAGAATCTGATGTCGAAGCCCACCCTGGTGTGGCTTCTGGCCAGCGGCATGCCGGAACAGCGCGTCGAGGTCAGCTATCTATCCCAGAACCTCAACTGGGTCGCGGACTACGTGCTGACCGTCGACGACAAGGACGCGAAGGGAGATCTGACCGGCTGGGTGACCCTGTCCAACAACAGTGGCACCAGCTACGAGAACGCGGAGCTGAAGCTCGTGGCGGGCGACGTGCAGCGGGTCGTCGAGGAGGGCCGCTATGACACCCTGGCGGCCACGGCGAAAGCTCCCGCGGGCGAGGCGGAGAAGCAGTTCAGCGAGGAAGGCTTCTTCGAGTACCACCTGTACAGCCTGGCGCGTCCCACGGACGTGCTGGACAAGGAGCAAAAGCAGGTGGCGCTGCTCGACGCTTCTGGCGTCGGCATCGAGAAGAAGCTGATCTTCTTCGGTGCCGAACACGTGTACCGCGGTCGCTACGGACAGGTGGTGCAGAACCAGAAGGTCGGCGTCTACCTAGACATCGACAACAGCAAGAAGAACTCGATGGGCATGGCGCTCCCAGCGGGCACCGTGCGCGTTTACAAGGCGGACAAGAGCGGCGCCAAGCAGTTCATCGGCGAGGACCGCATCGATCACACGCCCCGCGACGAAGAGATCCGGATAAAGATGGGGGAAGCTTTCGATGTCGTCGGCGATCGCAAGCAGATGAGCTGGCAGACCCTGGGCGTATGCGCATCCGAGAGTGAGTGGGAAGTCGAGCTACGCAACCACAAAGACGATGGAATCCGCGTCGAGGTCGTCGAGCCGATCGGGGGTGAGTGGGAGATCCTCGAAGAGAGCCATCCCCACGTCAAAAAGGACTCCAAGACCTTCAAGTTCGACGTCGCTGTCCCCGCCCGGGGCAAGACCAAAGTAACCTACCGAGTTCGAGTACGTTGGTGCTGA
- a CDS encoding sodium-translocating pyrophosphatase, translating to MSHSNACGLMRRISHTLTMLLSLLATLFVASAAFASPGHHGGEANLVLPDLDAVHMLGMSGKGLLMIGLGVCALGMLFGYVTLVQVKNLPVHSSMREISDLIYETCKTYLITQGKFILILELFIGAIIIVYFGLLQQMGVGKVLIILAFSLVGIAGSYAVAWYGIRINTYANSRTAFASLAGKPYPLYAIPLKAGMSIGMALISVELLIMLAILLFIPRDYAGPCFIGFAIGESLGASALRIAGGIFTKIADIGSDLMKIVFKIKEDDARNPGVIADCTGDNAGDSVGPSADGFETYGVTGVALITFILLAVPQELLQVQLLVWIFAMRIMMVVASAASYLANEAFQRGSFGKNGNANFEVPLTVLVWLTSAVSITLTFLVSYLLIPNLGGDPSLWWKLSIIISCGTLAGAVIPELIKVFTSTESRHVDEVVTSSREGGASLNILSGMTAGNFSAFWMGMVVITLMGTSYYVSSLGLGELMMAPAVFAFGLVAFGFLGMGPVTIAVDSYGPVTDNAQSVYELSTIENIEGIDAELKKDFSFDVSWERAKHMLEENDGAGNTFKATAKPVLIGTAVVGATTMIFSIIVVLTSGLKENLEKLSVLHPPFLLGLIAGGAMIFWFTGASTQAVTTGAYRAVEFIKKNIKLEGVEKASIEDSKKVVEICTTYAQKGMFNIFLAVFFAALAFSCAEPFFFIGYLISIALFGLFQALFLANAGGAWDNAKKIVEVELKEKGSALHDATVVGDTVGDPFKDTSSVAMNPIIKFTTLFGLLAVELALQLSRETSAVLAAIFFALTLFFVWRSFYGMRIHSEAPSAPAPAQPKPAPAE from the coding sequence ATGTCTCATTCGAACGCTTGCGGCCTGATGCGCCGCATCTCACACACGCTGACCATGCTGCTCAGCTTGCTGGCAACGCTGTTCGTGGCGTCAGCCGCCTTTGCCTCTCCCGGCCACCACGGCGGCGAGGCGAACCTGGTGCTGCCGGATCTCGATGCGGTTCACATGCTGGGCATGAGCGGAAAAGGCCTGCTGATGATCGGCCTGGGCGTCTGTGCCCTGGGCATGCTGTTCGGCTACGTCACACTGGTGCAGGTCAAGAACCTGCCAGTGCACTCGTCGATGCGCGAAATCAGCGATCTGATCTACGAGACCTGCAAGACGTATCTGATCACCCAGGGCAAGTTCATCTTGATCCTGGAGCTCTTCATCGGTGCCATCATCATCGTCTACTTTGGCCTGCTGCAGCAGATGGGCGTCGGCAAGGTCCTCATCATCCTCGCGTTTTCACTGGTCGGTATCGCGGGCAGCTACGCCGTCGCCTGGTACGGCATTCGCATCAATACTTACGCAAATTCGCGCACGGCATTCGCGAGCCTCGCCGGCAAGCCCTATCCCCTCTACGCCATCCCCCTGAAGGCCGGAATGAGCATCGGCATGGCACTGATCAGCGTCGAACTGTTGATCATGCTGGCGATCCTGTTGTTCATCCCCCGGGACTACGCCGGCCCCTGCTTCATCGGCTTCGCCATCGGCGAGTCCCTTGGAGCATCGGCACTGCGCATCGCGGGTGGCATCTTCACCAAGATCGCCGACATTGGCAGCGATCTGATGAAGATCGTGTTCAAGATCAAGGAGGATGACGCGAGGAACCCGGGCGTAATTGCGGACTGCACTGGCGACAATGCCGGTGACAGCGTCGGACCCTCTGCGGATGGATTCGAGACCTACGGTGTCACGGGCGTGGCGCTCATCACGTTCATCCTCTTGGCGGTTCCGCAAGAGCTACTGCAAGTCCAACTGCTGGTCTGGATCTTCGCCATGCGCATCATGATGGTGGTCGCCAGTGCAGCGAGCTACCTGGCGAACGAGGCCTTCCAGCGCGGCAGCTTCGGCAAGAATGGCAACGCCAACTTCGAAGTACCGCTGACCGTGTTGGTCTGGCTGACCTCGGCCGTCAGCATCACTCTCACCTTCCTGGTTTCCTACCTACTGATTCCAAACCTGGGCGGCGACCCGAGCCTGTGGTGGAAGCTCAGCATCATCATCAGCTGTGGAACTTTGGCAGGAGCCGTCATCCCCGAGCTGATCAAGGTTTTTACCTCTACGGAGAGTCGTCACGTGGACGAGGTAGTGACGTCTTCGCGCGAGGGAGGCGCGTCGCTCAACATCTTGTCCGGAATGACCGCTGGCAACTTCAGCGCGTTCTGGATGGGGATGGTGGTCATCACACTGATGGGCACTAGCTACTACGTCTCGAGCCTCGGCCTCGGCGAGTTGATGATGGCGCCGGCTGTCTTTGCGTTCGGTCTGGTGGCCTTCGGCTTCTTGGGGATGGGACCGGTGACCATCGCCGTCGACAGCTACGGCCCGGTAACGGACAACGCGCAGAGCGTCTATGAGCTGTCGACCATCGAGAACATCGAAGGCATCGACGCCGAGTTGAAGAAGGACTTTTCCTTCGACGTGTCTTGGGAGCGCGCCAAGCACATGCTGGAGGAGAACGACGGCGCGGGGAACACCTTCAAGGCGACGGCCAAGCCAGTGCTGATCGGCACGGCCGTGGTAGGCGCCACGACCATGATCTTCAGCATCATCGTGGTGCTCACCAGCGGGTTGAAGGAGAACCTGGAGAAGCTCTCGGTGCTCCACCCCCCGTTCCTGCTCGGCCTCATCGCCGGCGGCGCCATGATCTTCTGGTTCACCGGAGCTTCCACCCAGGCCGTGACCACAGGCGCCTATCGCGCCGTGGAGTTCATCAAGAAGAACATCAAGCTCGAGGGTGTGGAGAAGGCCAGCATCGAGGACAGCAAGAAGGTGGTCGAGATCTGCACCACCTACGCGCAGAAGGGCATGTTCAACATCTTCCTCGCGGTCTTCTTCGCGGCCCTGGCTTTCTCCTGCGCAGAGCCCTTTTTCTTCATCGGCTACCTGATCAGCATCGCGCTCTTCGGCTTGTTCCAGGCCTTGTTCCTGGCCAACGCGGGCGGCGCCTGGGACAACGCCAAGAAGATCGTCGAGGTGGAACTGAAGGAGAAGGGCTCGGCGCTGCACGACGCGACGGTCGTCGGCGACACCGTGGGCGACCCCTTCAAAGACACCAGCAGTGTGGCCATGAACCCGATCATCAAGTTCACGACCCTGTTCGGCCTCCTGGCTGTGGAGCTCGCGCTGCAACTCAGCCGCGAGACCAGCGCGGTGCTCGCCGCGATCTTCTTCGCACTGACCCTGTTCTTCGTCTGGCGCAGCTTCTACGGCATGCGCATCCATTCCGAAGCGCCCAGCGCTCCGGCCCCGGCCCAGCCCAAACCCGCGCCGGCGGAATAG